In a genomic window of Lycium ferocissimum isolate CSIRO_LF1 chromosome 9, AGI_CSIRO_Lferr_CH_V1, whole genome shotgun sequence:
- the LOC132032096 gene encoding uncharacterized protein LOC132032096 has product MGNCMKKESSMQWGGEEWSLPSTVPETNKDFYCHKTMKVEEDHLNIGEEKENFNSSTSMIKEVIKIKITKKQLSELMGKADVEGLSVHQLLTKLMNVNEGIELHHRSWRPALQSIPEVN; this is encoded by the coding sequence ATGGGAAATTGTATGAAAAAAGAATCCTCCATGCAATGGGGAGGCGAAGAATGGAGCTTACCCTCCACAGTGCCAGAAACTAACAAGGATTTCTATTGTCATAAGACCATGAAAGTTGAGGAAGATCATCTTAACATcggagaagaaaaggaaaacttCAATTCTTCTACCTCCATGATAAAAGAGGTAATAAAGATAAAGATCACGAAGAAGCAATTGTCGGAGTTAATGGGTAAGGCAGACGTAGAAGGCCTATCCGTACATCAACTATTGACAAAGTTGATGAACGTCAATGAAGGGATTGAGTTGCATCATCGGTCATGGAGGCCTGCCTTACAGAGTATTCCTGAAGTCAATTAA